In Campylobacter sp. VBCF_01 NA2, one DNA window encodes the following:
- the rplQ gene encoding 50S ribosomal protein L17, which yields MRHNHGYRKLGRTSSHRAALLKNLTIALVNSGKIETTLPKAKELRSYAEKLITRARKGDSEAHRFVFAALQDKGATNKLVTEIAPKYEGVNGGYTRVIKTRVRRGDAAEMAYIELISK from the coding sequence ATGAGACACAATCACGGATATAGAAAGCTAGGTCGCACTTCGTCTCATCGTGCTGCACTGCTAAAAAATTTAACTATCGCATTAGTAAATAGCGGCAAAATCGAGACAACGCTTCCTAAGGCAAAAGAGCTTAGAAGTTATGCTGAAAAACTAATCACAAGAGCTAGAAAAGGCGATAGCGAAGCTCATAGATTTGTTTTCGCTGCATTACAAGACAAAGGCGCAACAAACAAACTAGTTACCGAAATCGCTCCAAAATACGAGGGCGTAAATGGTGGCTATACTCGCGTCATCAAAACTCGCGTTCGCCGTGGCGACGCAGCTGAGATGGCATACATCGAGCTAATTAGCAAATAA
- a CDS encoding Na/Pi cotransporter family protein, translating into MQIQNDFLKKLIDLRHKIAFGLILIITCALMAYSKSFMTIAFGICIFIFAINLLNQALSGLSIIENFLHSVTSSKFKSFLFGFITTFIMQSSGLVSVLAISFLSAGLIGLSAGLAIICGANLGTVSGGWLFALGLKTQIAYYAMPLIILGSLFLFTKNQNSKSFGYFLFSLGLLFLGIHYMKGGFEEIKDTVDLAKYAMSGFGGLLIYTFVGIVITILTQSSHATLALVIAALGASQISYENAIAIAIGSNIGSTIVAVIGSLSANFDGKKLMLGHVIFNVATAVLVIALIKYFVLATDWVSAYVGIKSDDYALKLAVFHTIFNTFGCMIFYPLISKLEILLNKIITGKVKRAKIIKAKFLDENAQKVPNTAFILLIKEMGRLYSNTVSIVAKSISISKNDLSSELGSAEIIAKRSKPKEINFDELYENRFKELYSQITDYLIGASANAKDSDLARFMNIRRASLLLAETLKDVKLIQPNIFKFMSSSNEHIRAEYDKLRAKIVKMLRIMDNLRDFEIDSKEGMKELRALFEEYRKSALAPDKLLAGKLISNKMATSLMNDMEIVNEITSRLLKIVEITFNYGKENDDFEIIRDNLRPKEA; encoded by the coding sequence TTGCAAATCCAAAATGATTTTTTAAAAAAACTAATTGATTTAAGGCACAAAATCGCCTTTGGTCTTATCCTTATCATCACCTGCGCGCTAATGGCGTATTCAAAGAGCTTTATGACAATCGCCTTTGGAATTTGCATTTTTATCTTTGCGATAAATTTGCTAAATCAAGCCCTAAGCGGTCTAAGCATAATCGAAAATTTCTTACACAGCGTAACTTCTAGCAAATTTAAAAGCTTCCTTTTTGGGTTTATCACGACCTTTATCATGCAATCAAGCGGCCTAGTTAGCGTGCTTGCGATATCGTTTTTAAGCGCGGGGCTAATCGGGCTTAGCGCTGGGCTAGCTATCATTTGCGGGGCAAATTTGGGCACGGTTTCTGGTGGCTGGCTCTTTGCACTGGGGCTAAAAACGCAAATCGCATACTACGCAATGCCTCTGATAATTCTAGGCTCGCTGTTTTTATTCACCAAAAACCAAAATTCCAAAAGTTTTGGCTATTTTTTATTTAGTTTAGGGCTTTTGTTTTTAGGAATCCACTATATGAAGGGCGGATTTGAGGAGATCAAAGACACGGTCGATCTAGCAAAATACGCTATGAGCGGGTTTGGCGGGCTTTTGATTTACACATTTGTGGGTATTGTCATTACGATACTGACCCAGAGCTCGCACGCCACGCTCGCCCTTGTCATCGCAGCTCTTGGCGCGTCGCAAATAAGCTACGAAAACGCAATCGCAATCGCCATTGGCTCAAATATCGGAAGCACAATCGTGGCAGTCATCGGCTCACTTTCGGCGAATTTCGACGGAAAAAAGCTAATGCTTGGCCATGTGATTTTCAATGTCGCCACGGCTGTTTTGGTGATCGCACTGATAAAATACTTTGTGCTTGCCACAGACTGGGTGAGTGCGTATGTGGGGATAAAAAGCGATGATTACGCGCTTAAACTCGCTGTTTTTCACACGATTTTTAATACTTTTGGGTGCATGATTTTTTATCCGCTGATTTCAAAACTTGAAATTTTACTAAACAAAATCATCACCGGCAAGGTCAAACGCGCCAAAATCATCAAGGCAAAATTTCTCGACGAAAACGCGCAAAAGGTGCCAAATACAGCATTTATCCTGCTTATCAAAGAAATGGGCAGGCTGTATTCTAACACCGTCTCAATCGTGGCAAAATCAATCAGCATTAGCAAAAATGACCTTAGCTCAGAGCTTGGCTCGGCTGAGATTATCGCCAAACGCTCGAAGCCAAAGGAGATAAATTTCGACGAGCTTTACGAAAACCGCTTCAAAGAGCTTTACTCTCAAATCACAGACTATCTCATCGGCGCTAGCGCAAACGCCAAAGACAGCGATTTGGCGCGCTTTATGAATATCCGCAGAGCTAGCCTGCTTCTAGCCGAAACGCTAAAAGATGTCAAACTAATCCAGCCAAATATCTTTAAATTTATGAGCTCATCGAACGAGCATATCCGCGCCGAATACGACAAACTGCGCGCAAAAATCGTGAAAATGCTCCGCATTATGGATAATTTGCGCGATTTCGAAATTGATAGCAAAGAGGGTATGAAGGAGCTTAGGGCGCTTTTTGAAGAATACCGCAAAAGCGCGCTTGCGCCCGATAAACTTTTAGCTGGGAAGCTCATTTCAAACAAAATGGCGACCTCGCTGATGAACGATATGGAAATCGTCAATGAAATCACTTCAAGGCTTTTAAAAATCGTGGAAATTACATTTAATTACGGCAAAGAAAACGATGATTTTGAAATCATCCGCGATAATCTGCGCCCAAAAGAGGCGTGA
- a CDS encoding NAD(P)H-dependent oxidoreductase, whose protein sequence is MTHTEILNFRHACKIFDENKKISDEDFRAILEAGILAPSSTGLEQWDFLVIQNDEMKQKICNLCWKQPQITTSARLVVIMAKISELKNGSEYIAKMISRREDKSAEEREARVKFYDEFLNANFKNDDELLFGWSHAQCMFAAMTMMNEAASRGIDSCAIEGIDDRAELTRVLGYEPNDRRVALVLPFGYRVNPQPKKLRRAFDDVVKVIK, encoded by the coding sequence ATGACACATACAGAAATTTTAAATTTTCGCCACGCATGCAAAATTTTTGACGAAAACAAAAAAATATCAGACGAGGATTTCAGAGCAATCCTAGAAGCTGGAATTTTAGCTCCAAGCTCGACTGGGCTTGAACAATGGGATTTTTTGGTTATCCAAAATGATGAAATGAAGCAAAAAATTTGCAATCTTTGCTGGAAACAGCCTCAAATCACCACCTCAGCGCGCCTTGTCGTAATCATGGCGAAAATTTCTGAGCTCAAAAACGGCAGTGAATACATCGCCAAAATGATTTCTCGCCGTGAGGACAAAAGCGCAGAAGAGCGCGAAGCAAGGGTGAAATTCTACGATGAATTTTTAAATGCAAATTTCAAAAATGACGATGAATTGCTATTTGGCTGGTCGCACGCTCAATGCATGTTCGCAGCGATGACTATGATGAACGAGGCCGCAAGTCGTGGGATCGATAGCTGTGCAATCGAGGGGATTGATGATAGGGCTGAGCTTACAAGAGTGCTAGGATACGAGCCAAACGACCGCCGCGTGGCACTCGTGCTTCCGTTTGGATACCGCGTAAATCCGCAGCCTAAAAAACTACGCCGTGCATTTGACGATGTCGTAAAAGTGATAAAATAA
- a CDS encoding FtsB family cell division protein, which produces MLFKKKGSGARELGSYAQRAQFGDDSEILSQIGAKFYDEQEGKSENLAGNFYEQEFGANSAQKPNSGANSARTANTAPKQNSQNSQNSPKFSKPRNFRKIESPFKKIAIALCGLVAIAYAGFFLYDVLFGKRSLEVLRDLQKQKAFLFSDIERLKSENAELQKTYLERRLLDPDLVK; this is translated from the coding sequence GCTCTTACGCCCAGCGCGCACAATTTGGCGATGATAGCGAAATTTTAAGCCAAATCGGGGCTAAATTTTACGATGAGCAAGAGGGCAAAAGTGAAAATTTAGCCGGGAATTTCTACGAGCAAGAATTTGGCGCAAATTCGGCGCAAAAGCCAAATTCGGGCGCAAATTCTGCCCGCACAGCGAATACTGCGCCAAAACAAAATTCGCAAAATTCGCAAAATTCGCCAAAATTTAGCAAACCTAGAAATTTCAGAAAAATCGAATCGCCATTTAAAAAAATCGCCATTGCGCTTTGCGGGCTAGTGGCTATCGCTTACGCTGGATTTTTCTTATACGATGTGCTTTTTGGCAAGCGCTCGTTGGAGGTTTTGCGCGATTTGCAAAAGCAAAAGGCGTTTTTGTTTTCGGATATCGAGAGGCTAAAAAGTGAAAATGCCGAGCTTCAAAAGACATATTTGGAGCGCAGATTGCTAGATCCGGATTTGGTTAAATGA